TCTTCCGCCGTgaggaaaatatttatacttGCTTGTCATTTAATTAGGATTTCGCCAGAAGGAGACACAATTAGCTGCTGCTTCTGCGGACAGGGGAAGGCGAGAAATTCACTTTTGCCCTACGTGTCTTTTctattgtttgaattttctaaaCATACCTCTAgcgattatttaaagaaatgtttaaaaaatacaattgcTGAGTAAATAGATAAGTGCAAGTGAGCCCAAACCACGGGTTTTTCAGACAAACTGAGTCAAAGAGGCTGAGCCCCAGACACACAGCAGGTCTGTGTCTTGGTCGGACGCGAACCTGCGCTTCTAGGGTGTGGCTCCGCTTTCTCgcccgccaggccccgccccctcaccgccaggccccgcccctcgccgccggccccgccccctcatCGCCAGCCCTGCCCCGGTGCTGGGGAGCGACCCCGCCAGTCGGGTCCAACTTTGCAGTTAATGCACAACTAGGACTCCGGCGCCTCCCAGGGAGTGGACCCAGGCTCGGAGTTCCGGACGCTGGGACAGGTGACCCCGGGCGGGAGCGGCCCGTGCGGCCTGCAGCAGGGGCGGCAGTCCGGGGCGCTTCTCGGGGGTGGTGTCCGAGGGCTCCGCGCGCCCTAGCGGGCGACGCTGCGGCAGCGCGGGGGTTAACGTGAACCGGGCCCGACGCGCCGTGTCGACGGGGCTTATTTGCATAGCGTCCTGCCGGGTGACGCAGCCAAgggcggggcctgggggagggggtgctgtgAGGGCCAATCGCGAGCGTCTATGCAAATAGAGGGGGCCGGGCCCGCCTCCGCGCGCGTGCCCGCCGAGCCCCTCCAGGCGCGTCCTCCCCGGTGTCCGCAGGCCGCCCGCCGACCGCGCCCGCCGCGCGCGGCTCCCCGCGGCCCCCGCGGGACCCGCCCTCTGCCCCGGGGACGCCCGAGCGGCCCCCCCCCGAGGCCGATGCCCTCCCGGAAGCCCCGGCAGACCCGCGGCGCCCCGGGGGCCCTGCAGACCCTCCCGCCCGGCCCTGGGCCCCCGGTGAGTCTGAACGGGAGGAAGGTCCCCAGGCCGAGCCTAGGCCAGGGCTTCATTTCCCCCCAGTTTGAGGGATCCCGGCTTCCCGATTCCCTCCTTAACTCCAAACTCTGATTCCTGCGGCGTCTGCAGCGAGCGGAAGCCAGCGCTCCCTGCCGTCTGTGCCAGCCCCAGCCAGGGGCGCACAGGGCAAGGCCCAAGAAGATTGTATTTGAGGATGAGCTGCCCTCCCCCGTCCTTGGCACCAAGAAGTCTATTGGAACCATCCCTGGGAGACGTATACCTAGGCCCCAGCCAGTGCCCGACTATGAGCTGTGagtgtcccccatgtggttcctgATGCCTGGGAACAGAGAAGGGGCACTGAGGCTAGGGCTTTGACAAGTGAATAAGAGTTTGccaaacagtaaaaacaaaaaggacatttGGAGCAGGGAGCCTAGCATGGACAAAGGAAAACTAATTACATTGACTAGGGCAAAGGGAGGGTTCTTTACACTCACGCTGTGACCCCATTTCAATCCCAAAGTAAGTATCCAGCAGTGAATAGTGAGCGGGGCCGGCGCCGCTACGCAGCAGTGTTCCAGGACCAGTACCCAGAGTTCTTGGAGCTCCAGCAGGAGGTGGGCGCTGCACAGGCAAAGCTCCGGCAGCTGGAGGCCCTGCTCAACTCACTGCCCCCGCCCCGGAGCCAGGTCAGCCACCGGGTGGATCCCTGCGGCGGCCTCCGGGCCTCCCACTGGCTCCAGGTCTCCAGGCCTCTTCCTCCACAGGGCTGGGTGGGCACCACAGTGCATGGGTCAAGGTCAGCCCCTGAGGTCCTCCCTAGATGGGTTACTTTGTCtttcggagcctcagtttccccatccctCCTCGGGTCCAGCTCCGCTGAGCCCccgtcttccttctccccttgcAGAAGGAGGCACACGTCGCTGCCCGCATCTGGAGGGAACTTGAGAAGAAGCAGATGGTGAGTCAGGCCTCCTGAGGCCCGCAGCCTGGCCTTGTGTCCCTGAGGCCCCTGTGAGGCCGGGACACTCGAGCCCAGtgtcaaggaaagaaaacaggctcagagaggaaaacGCAAAAAGTCGAACAGCTTGAGGGCCATAGGCCAGACTGCCACAAGGACTTCCCGGCTCTTGCCCTGCCCAGGACCCCAGCTTCCTGGACAAGCAGGCTCGCTGCCGCTACCTGAAGGGCAAGCTGAGGCACCTCAAAACGCAGATCCGGAAGTTCGACGAGCAAGGAGACAGCGAGGGCTCTGTGTACTTCTGAGCATCCTGGCACCCAGGCACAGGGACACGTCCCACTCTGCCCTGGCCTCTCGTCCCGCCTCAGGCCTCAGCCCTTGCTGTCCACCCGCCTGAGTCCCGATGCCTCGGCCTTTGAGGCTCAGCTTTGagggcccctcctccaggaagtcctcccagGACCTTGTCTGGGACCCCCGGCCCTGACCCCATGGGGACCCCAGGTTTCAGTCAGTCCCCTAAGTCAGGTCCTGCTTTCCATCCCAGGGGAATAAAcgtttattaaatatctactcCTGATTTCACTCTGTTGGCACCAAAAATctgttcttccattttctttttttttttttctcctttgtctccccaaaccgccccccgtacacagttgtatatcttagttgcacgtccttctagttgtgggatgtgggacgccacctcaacgtggcctgacgagcggtgccatgtccgcgcccaggatccgaaccctgggccgccgcagcggagcgcgtgaacttaaccactcggccacggagccggcccctgttcttCCATTTTCTAGAGGGAAGAAGATCGGGTTTTGAGAGAGGGACTCCGGGCAGGGTGTGGACCCTCGTCTGTCCAGGGGCTCCTTCTCCCCGCAGAGCCTTCGGGGGCTGTCCGGCGGGAAGCGCAGGGCCCCTGCAGCTTCGCCTCCTGGGCTGGCCGCGGCGGGGAGCCCCCGGGCCAGAGTTCCCGCAGGGCTGGTCACAGGGCGCACCAGGCGGAGGGTCCCAAGTCTTGTGGGGTTGTGTCCTGGAGAATTCCTGTGGCGCGATGCTGGGGACAGCCCAGCGGGGGGGGACGCCAGCGCGGGTAGGTGGGCCCCTAAACTCGTCCACGGCTCCCGGGCGGCACAGGCTGAGCCGTGGTCGCCGCTGTGCTGTGAGCCCAGTTCACGTGCCTGGTCTGAGGATGGTCCTTCGGTGTCCACCCCATGCCAGGGCCCAGGTGGGTGGGGCATGGGCAAGGCCAGACCCCCTGGGCCCTCTTTGAGTCTTGGCCTCCCGAGGGAGCCACAGGGAGGCAGACTGCAGGCAGCAAAGGCAGTGCCAGCCACAGGGTCACAGAGAGGCCTCAGTCCGAGATCAGTCCTCATGGAGCCCCTGTCCCCAGGGAAGACAGCCCTGGGCCCAATGTGATAGAGCAATAACAGAGGGCAGGATGGCAGCCTTAACAACCAAGGAGGCTCAAGAGGTCTTTTTGCAGGGGGGCCATATCGGTAGGGTTTTGTAAAAGAAGTAGGAGTTCAGCAGTCAGGTCTGAACAGGCACGCAAGACTGACCTGGGGACTGGAATGGGCTTGCTAGTCCTCAGATGTCCTGTGAATCTGAGAAATGGGGCATTGCTGTCCAGCCCGACTGGAGCGACACATTCACTTACCCACAGGACCTCGTGGAAGATGCTGACCCACAGCAGAAGCCAGTACAGCCTCCACTGGGAGCCCTGCAGCCTATCCATCCCAGGCCCCTTCTGGGTGCAGAGCATATCACGAGACCCTCATTCATTCCACGGGCAGCAGCCTCACTCCCCGCTCTTCCCAGGCCCCCTCCGAGGTGGACATGGGGGAGGCTGGGAGTGCTCACGGGGAGCATTGGGAGGACTGGGACTGCTTCCTGGACTGAGCGCCGGCCCTGACTGCAGCGTGAGGCCGGAGTTCTTCTCTCACTGTTTCAGGGCATCTTTGATGGACGGCTTGTCTGCCTGGCAAGACCTCAGTCAGGACCCAGGGGTACACCCCCCACCACTAGCCACGCCTCCTTTACCCACCCACTAGAGCCACAGTCCTGGGAACGACCACAGAGCTGGGGCACAAACCTCCAAGGCCAGGATGGCAGGGTTCCTGGTGACCTGCATCACCCTGTATCAACTGAGTGAATTCCACATTTCAAAGTCTATCCTTAGAGGTCCCTGCCTTCCAAATGCCAATCTCGGAAACAGTGTTTAAGTTATGTGTGAGAAGAAACCATACCTAAACTGGCTCAAGCACAAAAGGGGAAGTCAGCTCATGGAACTGAAACTGAAGTCTAATGGTTTCAGGTATGGCTTGATCCAGGAGCTCGAAAGTTATCCAGCAATATTGATGTTCATCTTTTGCCTCTGCTTTGCTTTGATTATATCTTCCTAGTCCCAAATCCTGCCACTCAATCTCACTGGCCAGCTCTGGGcctccctgaaccaatcactgtggccaggggcATGGAGGGCTGTGTCTGGGCTGGGAAAGAACTAGCCCACGAAGCAccctgtggccaactggttaagttcacatgctctgcttcagcagcccagggcttcactggttcagaaccTGGGCGCAGACCGagcaccgtttatcaagccatactgaggcagcgtcccacatagcacaactagaatacacaactatgtactggggggctttggggagaagaaaaaagattggcaacagatattagctcagggccaatctttaaaaaaaaagctggccCCAGACGTTTCTCGGAGGACACTGGGGCCCAGACACCGTGATGAACGGTGAAACACCGTTTGGTTCAGGGCATGTGTCAATCCGCGAagctcccagcccaggccagAGCTTCAATTTGaacctgagccacctgctgggcTGACTGGCTGACCTCAAGCCCcacaccctgcccccagcctgttTCCCCACAAAACTGTCTAACAAAAGCAGCAAGGAGGGCTCTCGTTAGGCTGTGGCTATTCCAGATGGCTGCGTGTGGGTGCTCCCGGCAGGCCCCATCCCATCCCGCGCTCCCCTCACAAAGATGCTGGGTCGTGCAGGcaggaaacatttttattagtGGCCTTGATTCATTTGTCATGTAGTGTCTGACGGAGATGACATGTCCAGAGGACCCACCTGGGGCGCGCCACCACTGCCCGCTGGGGCTGCCCCTGCAGTCCAGATGCCAGGCCTCTGTCCATCACACCAGGGGAGCCCACCCCACGCCCACGAGGTCCCCACCGCTGGCCCCTCAGGCCCTAGGCCCCATCTTGGCCAGGGGTTGTGGGGAGGACAAAGCTGGAGTCTGAACCACCAGTTTCGTTTTGGTTTcatgatcatttaaaaaacagaaaagacaaacatttcacagtctttaaaaaaacaagagtcCGAAGACAGCAGCCGGGGTCCTCCACCTGGGGTCCCCGTGGCGGCCGGGCTTCCCTGCCCGGAGGCCGGCGCCCGCCCGGCGCTCACTGGCCCGAGCCGTAGGGCCAGCTGAAGGTGCTGCCCGACAGCAGCATGTCCCGGATCAGCGTCTCGATGGGCGTCTTGCCCACCAGGCGCATGAAGAAGAGCTGGGATATGAGGGAGGCGGGCACGGCGCGCAGGGCGGGCAGCCGCAGCAGCAGGCGCCCGAAGCGCTGTGGCTGGGACGGGTACTGGGCCCGCACATACTCGGTGAGGGCCACCTGCGCCTTCTCCTGCAGGCTCTCCACGTGCGCGGGGTCCGAGAGGCCACAGGCATCTGGGGGCACAAGGGCGAGGTGAgacaggggtgggaggtggcGGGACGATGCAGGGCCCCAGGGGTGACTGGGGGCCACCACTCAGGGTGTGAGTACGGAAGGACCGGGCACTCGGGGTGGGAGATGGGACCTGGACACAA
The window above is part of the Equus przewalskii isolate Varuska chromosome 20, EquPr2, whole genome shotgun sequence genome. Proteins encoded here:
- the OCEL1 gene encoding occludin/ELL domain-containing protein 1 isoform X2, which translates into the protein MPSRKPRQTRGAPGALQTLPPGPGPPRAEASAPCRLCQPQPGAHRARPKKIVFEDELPSPVLGTKKSIGTIPGRRIPRPQPVPDYELKYPAVNSERGRRRYAAVFQDQYPEFLELQQEVGAAQAKLRQLEALLNSLPPPRSQKEAHVAARIWRELEKKQMDPSFLDKQARCRYLKGKLRHLKTQIRKFDEQGDSEGSVYF
- the OCEL1 gene encoding occludin/ELL domain-containing protein 1 isoform X1, which encodes MPSRKPRQTRGAPGALQTLPPGPGPPRAEASAPCRLCQPQPGAHRARPKKIVFEDELPSPVLGTKKSIGTIPGRRIPRPQPVPDYELKYPAVNSERGRRRYAAVFQDQYPEFLELQQEVGAAQAKLRQLEALLNSLPPPRSQVSHRVDPCGGLRASHWLQKEAHVAARIWRELEKKQMDPSFLDKQARCRYLKGKLRHLKTQIRKFDEQGDSEGSVYF